In Pseudomonas campi, the sequence GGTAATCAATGCCCACACCACTATGCCGGCGGCGATACTCCAGCCTAGTAAATGGATTCGCCGGTTCCAGAGTTTCTGGTGGGACTCCATATAGAGTGAGTAGAACTCATCAAATGAGCGGAAGGGCGGCATGCTTTTCCTGCTGTGGCTGTGCTATCGCGGAGTCTGCTCTCAGGATAGAGCTACTCGCTAGAAAAGTGATGTACACCAGTACTTCACTTTTCGCTCAGTAGTTCTTCCCTGAGTTTGTCCGACAGGCCCTCGGGGGCCAGCCAGATGCCCAGGTAGGCGCGGGCCAGCTCGCTATTGCTGCTGCGGAAAACCTCGCTGCCGTTGCGCTCCAGGGTCAGTCCCTGCTGGGCCGAGTAGTTCAGGGCGTAACGGTCGCCGGGGCGGATATCGCGGAACGTGGCGTGCAGGGCATCCACTTCAGGTTTCAGTTTTTCCAGCTGGGCGGCGCTGTGCTGGCGCTCCAGGGTTACCCAGGCGGCCTTGAGCACATCTTCCTTGGCGATCTCTCGGTA encodes:
- a CDS encoding chalcone isomerase family protein, translating into MRYLLILTLLLIGNGNLLAKSDNLILDQAGFSGTYVLAGTPLERKNQALLTYLWADVYSAAFYTEASINPSQAVSQPVAQRLELYYYREIAKEDVLKAAWVTLERQHSAAQLEKLKPEVDALHATFRDIRPGDRYALNYSAQQGLTLERNGSEVFRSSNSELARAYLGIWLAPEGLSDKLREELLSEK